A genomic region of Papaver somniferum cultivar HN1 chromosome 7, ASM357369v1, whole genome shotgun sequence contains the following coding sequences:
- the LOC113294421 gene encoding uncharacterized protein LOC113294421, with product MNGPYDPQREVWPSQPEAYHVLKRFKSVREMGQFRNAEKQLNPESYARNRIDKINEQCKKHQRENRYIEINWIYNHVLAGECSMPDAYPDVVDFAWFLGEKQKEVQHKLANLNNAPPPVVQTTADGRNADTTAIPSNPSNNFINTNVDVDVLEINGSGINGGTVTGGDMYVGVVNHHNQGGGVIINGTGGQEMLSSDAAMGALKSQPFFMDVTSPPSVVQSGDQLMVNYLEGYPNNDQMLMQLGGVSIPSYNDGTLEELAANSQMMMPTNNSSVQNNNQMMMQLGGVPRPSYNGGHEDIVLATNNQMMMSSNNSYVENNTQMMQLGGVPRPSYNGGLEDIVLASNNQMMMSAANNSIYPYEQYPFNLEQFLDD from the coding sequence ATGAATGGACCATATGATCCACAACGAGAAGTATGGCCATCGCAGCCAGAAGCATATCATGTGCTCAAGAGGTTCAAGAGCGTGCGAGAGATGGGACAGTTCAGGAATGCCGAGAAACAATTAAATCCAGAAAGTTACGCGAGAAACCGGATAGACAAGATTAACGAACAGTGCAAAAAACATCAACGAGAAAATCGTTATATTGAAATCAACTGGATTTACAATCATGTTCTGGCCGGTGAGTGTTCTATGCCTGATGCTTATCCTGATGTAGTTGATTTCGCATGGTTTCTcggagaaaaacaaaaagaagttcAACATAAATTGGCAAATCTCAATAACGCTCCACCACCAGTAGTACAAACTACAGCCGATGGTAGAAATGCTGATACCACTGCGATTCCCAGTAACCCTAGCAATAATTTTATTAATACTAATGTTGATGTTGATGTACTTGAGATTAATGGATCTGGTATAAATGGTGGTACTGTTACTGGAGGGGATATGTATGTTGGAGTCGTGAACCATCATAATCAAGGTGGTGGTGTTATTATTAATGGTACTGGTGGACAAGAAATGTTGTCATCAGATGCGGCCATGGGAGCCTTAAAAAGCCAACCATTTTTCATGGATGTAACGAGCCCACCTTCTGTTGTTCAATCTGGTGACCAATTAATGGTGAATTATCTTGAAGGCTATCCAAACAATGATCAGATGCTGATGCAGCTGGGAGGAGTTTCAATACCATCTTACAATGATGGTACCCTGGAAGAACTCGCCGCCAATAGTCAGATGATGATGCCTACCAATAACTCTAGTGTTCAAAATAATAATCAAATGATGATGCAGCTGGGAGGAGTTCCAAGACCATCTTATAATGGTGGGCACGAAGACATCGTTCTCGCGACCAATAATCAGATGATGAtgtcttccaacaactcttatgTTGAAAATAATACTCAAATGATGCAGCTCGGAGGAGTTCCAAGACCATCCTACAACGGTGGGCTTGAAGACATCGTTCTCGCCTCCAACAATCAGATGATGATGTCTGCTGCCAATAACTCTATATATCCCTATGAACAATATCCATTCAACCTTGAACAATTTTTAGATGATTAA
- the LOC113294422 gene encoding uncharacterized protein LOC113294422, producing MSQGEIECMVDSGTTHTILRNRQLFVNLTPYNTSVITMIGSSQVIIGRGNAQFILPNGTVIKVTEALYAPRANRTLLSFKDIRANRYHLETHSENGIEYIDVTSNECGRKRILEKLISQSSGLYLTPIRVIESHVVTNDELLNSDSYRLWHDRLGHPGRDMMIRVLKNSHGDPYFLGKNKMGQQTITIQSNQLLTGQSVTPTRQLPSQEADVQHISHSASLTMSKAHHLFCKAYSLAKTGSRPSYAKDTKKNIPFFHRIQGNICGPIHPECGPFRYFMVLVDVSTRWSHVALLSTRNATFAKLLAQIIRLRAQHPDYPIKSIRLDNAGEFTSKGFDDYCMSNGIDVEHPYPIFTLKMVLQKLLSKGYK from the coding sequence ATGTCTCAAGGAGAGATTGAATGTATGGTTGATAGTGGAACCACCCATACTATCTTAAGAAATAGACAATTGTTTGTTAACTTGACCCCTTATAATACATCTGTgattacgatgattggatcatcacaaGTGATAATTGGGAGAGGTAATGCTCAATTCATATTGCCAAATGGCACAGTGATTAAAGTCACAGAAgctctatatgcaccaagagcTAACCGCACCTTGTTAAGTTTCAAAGATATTCGTGCAAACCGTTATCATTTGGAAACTCACAGTGAAAATGGAATTGAATACATAGATGTTACCTCTAATGAATGTGGAAGAAAAcgcattttagagaaactaattagTCAATCTAGTGGATTATACCTCACTCCTATTCGGGTCATTGAATCTCATGTTGTTACCAATGATGAGTTGTTGAATagtgactcatacaggctttggcaTGACCGATTAGGGCACCCTGGTCGTGACATGATGATCCGTGTTTTAAAGAACTCACATGGAGATCCTTATTTTCTAGGAAAAAATAAAATGGGACAACAGACTATTACAATACAAAGCAACCAACTACTAACTGGTCAGAGTGTTACTCCAACACGACAGTTGCCTTCTCAAGAAGCTGATGTGCAACATATTTCCCATTCTGCTTCATTGACTATGTCAAAAGCACATCATTTATTTTGCAAAGCCTATTCTTTAGcaaaaacaggatcgagaccatcctatgcTAAAGATACCAAGAAAAATATCCCATTTTTTCATAGGATACAAGGTAATATTTGTGGACCTATACatccagaatgcggaccattcaggtattttatggttctggtAGATGTTTCGACTCGTTGGTCACACGTTGCATTATTGTCCACAAGAAATGCTACATTTGCAAAGCTCCTAGCACAAATTATTCGTTTGAGGGCTCAGCACCCTGATTACCCTATCAAGTCTATCAGACTTGATAATGCTGGAGAATTCACATCAAAAGGATTTGATGATTATTGTATGTCTAATGGAATAGACGTAGAGCATCCGTACCCCATATTCACACTCAAAATGGTCTTGCAGAAGCTACTATCAAAAGGTTACAAATGA